A single Natronorubrum sediminis DNA region contains:
- a CDS encoding cupredoxin domain-containing protein, whose protein sequence is MSPDESPTRRRILKLSAVAALPAALAGCNDDNGNGNGENGNDENDDENGNGEPIEPGEIELDGETEAWTGVAPDEIADEENPTLTLEEGESYEITWENIDGVDHNIEIRDDDDEVVDGYETDLMGDEGETQTLEIDEVTDEMTQYVCEPHQSTMIGDVEVV, encoded by the coding sequence ATGTCACCAGACGAGTCACCAACCCGACGGCGAATACTCAAGCTGAGTGCCGTCGCCGCCCTTCCAGCAGCCCTGGCGGGATGTAACGACGATAACGGGAACGGCAACGGCGAGAACGGTAACGACGAGAACGACGACGAGAACGGAAACGGCGAACCGATCGAGCCGGGAGAGATCGAACTCGACGGCGAAACGGAAGCTTGGACTGGCGTCGCACCGGACGAAATCGCCGACGAAGAGAACCCGACGCTCACCCTCGAAGAAGGAGAGTCCTACGAGATTACGTGGGAGAACATCGACGGCGTCGACCACAACATCGAGATTCGAGACGATGACGACGAGGTCGTCGACGGCTACGAGACCGACCTGATGGGCGACGAAGGAGAAACGCAGACGCTCGAGATCGACGAAGTGACCGACGAGATGACCCAGTACGTCTGTGAGCCCCACCAGTCGACGATGATCGGTGACGTCGAAGTGGTCTAA
- a CDS encoding Single-stranded DNA binding protein, producing the protein MELDKHAEDLASDLGVDKEEVTADLQNLVEYSVPIDEAKQSLRRKYGDGSSDGGGAPSSKDLGDVTPEDGNVTVTGVVLTAGKRSIRYQGDDHVIVEGRLADETGAIDYTAWEDFGLSSGDTITAGNAGVREWDGEPELNLGESTSLSFEEESLDVPYDSGGESQLADLHTGDRAVTVEVTVTDCERRTIDGRDGETEILSGVFGDESGRLPFTNWDPAPEIEAGGTVRIENAYVQEFRGVPEVNVSEFSSVTSLEGEIDVGADATTMDVGDAVRTGGIYDVELSGNVIAVRDGSGLIQRCPECYRVVQKGQCRTHGDVDGIDDMRVKAILDDGTGAVTVVLDDDLTEQVYDGTLEDALEQAREAMDQEVVADTIRDRIVGLEYRVRGHLSVDEYGSNLDAESFEEQSDDPTARARAFLEEVDA; encoded by the coding sequence ATGGAACTCGATAAGCATGCTGAGGATCTTGCCTCCGACCTCGGTGTTGACAAAGAGGAGGTTACCGCAGACTTGCAGAATCTGGTGGAGTACAGCGTCCCCATCGATGAAGCCAAGCAGAGCCTTCGGCGCAAGTACGGCGACGGCTCGAGCGATGGTGGCGGTGCTCCCTCGAGCAAGGATCTCGGTGATGTCACGCCCGAGGACGGAAACGTCACCGTCACGGGCGTCGTGTTGACGGCCGGAAAACGCTCGATTCGCTATCAGGGCGACGACCACGTCATCGTCGAGGGTCGCCTCGCCGACGAGACCGGTGCGATCGATTACACCGCCTGGGAGGACTTCGGTCTCTCGTCGGGCGATACGATCACGGCGGGGAACGCGGGCGTCCGCGAGTGGGACGGCGAACCCGAACTCAACCTCGGCGAGAGCACGTCGCTATCCTTCGAGGAGGAATCGCTCGACGTCCCGTACGACTCCGGCGGCGAGTCCCAACTCGCCGACCTCCATACCGGCGACCGTGCCGTCACCGTCGAAGTCACCGTCACGGACTGTGAACGCCGGACGATCGACGGCCGCGACGGCGAGACCGAAATCTTGAGCGGCGTCTTCGGCGACGAGAGCGGCCGACTGCCGTTTACGAACTGGGATCCAGCACCCGAAATCGAAGCCGGCGGGACGGTTCGCATCGAGAACGCCTACGTCCAGGAGTTCCGGGGCGTCCCCGAAGTCAACGTCTCGGAGTTCTCGAGCGTCACGTCACTCGAGGGCGAGATCGACGTCGGTGCCGACGCGACGACGATGGACGTCGGCGACGCCGTCCGAACGGGTGGCATCTACGACGTCGAACTCAGCGGCAACGTGATCGCCGTCCGCGACGGCTCCGGGCTCATCCAGCGCTGTCCCGAGTGTTATCGCGTCGTCCAGAAAGGCCAGTGTCGAACCCACGGCGACGTCGACGGCATCGACGACATGCGGGTCAAAGCGATCCTCGACGACGGCACCGGTGCCGTCACCGTCGTCCTCGACGACGACCTGACCGAACAGGTCTACGACGGTACGCTCGAGGACGCCCTCGAACAGGCCCGCGAAGCCATGGATCAGGAAGTCGTCGCCGACACGATTCGCGACCGAATCGTCGGCCTCGAGTACCGCGTGCGCGGCCACCTCTCGGTCGACGAGTACGGCTCGAACCTCGACGCCGAATCCTTCGAGGAGCAAAGTGACGACCCGACGGCCCGTGCACGGGCCTTCCTCGAGGAGGTGGACGCATGA
- a CDS encoding metallophosphoesterase, producing MSDESRRSAVARVEPVPDEPAAIATVGDKRALLVADYHAGYEAGLRYERGVTVPSRATERRERLLTLLERTDPDRLVVLGDLMHSIGDPGGAERGELEVLLESVPRTIPVTVVKGNHDGAIETWLTEDEAEIETSVTVVSGAGIDLGEGTVGVCHGHTWPAPATLECDVLCLGHEHPCVRLEDDVGGSRVERTWLRGELDPKPFRPRPEYEGLSWLSDEAVEPPRVVVLPAFNDLVGGTWINVPGQSFLSPFLPAGIASGEAYLLDGTRLGPYQSV from the coding sequence ATGTCCGACGAGTCCCGTCGATCCGCCGTGGCCCGCGTCGAACCGGTTCCCGACGAACCGGCGGCGATTGCGACCGTCGGTGACAAACGCGCACTGCTCGTCGCCGACTATCACGCTGGCTACGAAGCCGGATTGCGCTACGAACGCGGCGTCACGGTTCCGAGTCGGGCCACAGAGCGCCGCGAACGCCTTCTCACGCTCCTCGAGCGAACCGATCCCGACCGACTCGTCGTACTTGGCGATCTCATGCACTCGATTGGCGACCCAGGCGGGGCCGAACGCGGCGAACTCGAGGTCTTACTCGAGTCAGTTCCGCGGACGATTCCCGTCACGGTGGTGAAAGGCAACCACGACGGGGCAATCGAGACGTGGCTCACCGAGGACGAAGCTGAGATCGAGACGAGCGTGACGGTCGTCTCCGGTGCCGGCATCGACCTGGGGGAGGGTACCGTCGGTGTCTGTCACGGTCACACCTGGCCCGCACCGGCCACGCTCGAGTGCGACGTGCTCTGTCTCGGCCACGAACACCCCTGCGTCCGCCTCGAGGACGACGTCGGCGGCAGCCGCGTCGAACGCACGTGGCTTCGCGGCGAACTCGACCCCAAGCCGTTCCGACCGCGACCCGAGTACGAGGGGCTCTCGTGGCTGAGCGACGAGGCTGTCGAGCCCCCTCGAGTCGTGGTTCTCCCGGCGTTCAACGACCTCGTCGGTGGAACCTGGATCAACGTCCCCGGCCAGTCGTTTCTCTCGCCGTTCTTGCCGGCCGGCATCGCCAGTGGCGAAGCCTATTTGCTCGACGGAACGCGACTCGGGCCGTACCAGTCGGTGTAG